A region from the Spirochaeta thermophila DSM 6192 genome encodes:
- a CDS encoding zinc-binding dehydrogenase, translating into MKTKAVRLYGVMDLRLEEFELPEPKDDEILARVVSDSICMSSHKLAMQGEAHKRVRHDLKKNPVMIGHEFCGVIEKVGKKWAHKYREGDKFAIQPALNYKGTLWAPGYSYEYIGGDATYVIIPNEVMEMDCLLPYTGEAFFLGSLAEPVSCIVGAYHAQYHTHPGSYHHEMGVKEGGSLALLAAAGPMGLCAIDYAIHGPRRPRRVVVTDIDQRRLDRAKELIPVEEARKEGVDLLYVNTSGAEDPADLLKGLNDGQPYDDVFVFAPVRAVVELGDRLLGPDGCLNFFAGPTDPEFKAELNFYKVHYEGHHLVGTSGGNTDDMREALALISEGRLNPAAMITHVGGLNAVIDTTLNLDKIPGGKKLIYTHKRLDLVAIEDFEERGKSDPFYAELAKICARHHNLWNKEAEDYLLAHAPDI; encoded by the coding sequence ATGAAGACCAAGGCGGTACGCCTCTATGGTGTCATGGATCTGAGGCTCGAGGAGTTCGAGCTCCCGGAACCCAAGGACGATGAGATACTCGCCCGGGTGGTCTCCGATTCCATCTGTATGTCGAGCCACAAGCTGGCGATGCAAGGGGAGGCCCACAAGCGGGTGCGCCACGATCTCAAGAAAAATCCCGTCATGATTGGGCACGAGTTCTGTGGTGTGATAGAGAAGGTGGGAAAGAAGTGGGCGCACAAGTACAGAGAGGGTGACAAGTTCGCCATCCAGCCGGCCCTCAATTACAAGGGGACGCTCTGGGCGCCGGGGTATTCCTACGAATACATAGGAGGAGACGCCACGTACGTCATCATCCCCAACGAGGTGATGGAGATGGACTGCCTCCTTCCCTACACGGGGGAGGCCTTCTTCCTGGGATCCCTCGCCGAGCCGGTCTCTTGCATCGTGGGGGCCTACCACGCGCAGTATCACACCCATCCCGGCTCCTATCACCACGAGATGGGGGTGAAGGAGGGGGGGAGCCTCGCCCTTCTGGCGGCTGCAGGACCCATGGGGCTCTGCGCGATAGACTATGCCATCCATGGTCCGAGGCGGCCCCGACGCGTGGTGGTCACTGACATAGATCAGCGGCGGCTCGATCGTGCAAAGGAACTCATTCCTGTGGAGGAGGCCCGCAAGGAGGGTGTCGATCTCCTCTATGTGAACACCTCGGGTGCGGAAGACCCGGCGGACCTCCTCAAGGGACTCAACGACGGGCAGCCCTATGACGACGTGTTCGTCTTCGCTCCGGTGAGGGCCGTAGTGGAGCTGGGGGACCGTCTGCTGGGACCCGACGGGTGTCTCAATTTCTTCGCCGGCCCCACCGATCCCGAGTTCAAGGCGGAGCTCAACTTCTACAAGGTGCACTACGAAGGCCACCATCTCGTGGGAACCTCGGGCGGCAACACCGACGACATGCGAGAGGCCCTCGCCCTCATCAGCGAGGGCAGGCTCAATCCGGCGGCCATGATCACCCACGTGGGGGGCCTCAACGCGGTGATCGATACCACACTCAATCTGGACAAGATTCCGGGTGGAAAGAAGCTCATCTACACCCACAAGAGACTCGATCTGGTGGCCATAGAGGACTTCGAGGAGAGGGGAAAGTCCGATCCTTTCTATGCCGAGCTCGCGAAGATCTGTGCGCGACACCACAACCTCTGGAACAAGGAAGCAGAAGACTACCTTCTCGCCCACGCGCCCGACATCTGA
- a CDS encoding ABC transporter permease, translating to MKNVRQGIHIGAVLQRWEVILSLLLLAIMVVNGILSPYFWDVRNLFNTTFNFTEKSIIALSMALVIITGSIDISVGSIVALSSFCMGLVASYGAPVPVIVLVGLLVGTAAGMLNGFLVGYLRIPAIAVTIGTMSFFRGIPQGILGDKAFTTYPEEFAWLGQGYVGGTLVPFQLVLFLALALMVGLVLHYTVFGRMVYAVGRNEVAAVFSGIPSKRVKFAVFTLNGLFSGISSVLLTSRILSTRPNIAQGFELEAITIAVLGGVAITGGFGGIPGVVIASFVIGFIRFGMGLMNVPGRVMNLVTGALLIVAIVIPEFMAFVKRKRASEIVEGGQV from the coding sequence ATGAAGAACGTGCGACAGGGAATTCACATCGGAGCCGTACTACAGAGATGGGAGGTCATCCTCTCCCTCCTCCTCCTCGCCATCATGGTGGTGAACGGGATCCTGAGTCCGTACTTCTGGGATGTCCGGAATCTCTTCAATACCACCTTCAATTTCACGGAGAAGTCCATCATCGCCCTCTCGATGGCCCTGGTGATCATCACGGGGTCCATCGACATCTCGGTGGGGTCGATCGTGGCCCTCTCCTCTTTCTGTATGGGATTGGTGGCCTCATATGGAGCTCCTGTCCCCGTGATCGTGCTCGTGGGGCTCCTGGTCGGCACGGCGGCCGGCATGCTCAACGGGTTTCTCGTGGGCTACCTGAGGATCCCGGCGATCGCCGTGACCATAGGGACCATGTCCTTTTTCCGTGGGATCCCCCAGGGCATCCTCGGCGACAAGGCATTCACGACCTATCCGGAGGAGTTCGCGTGGCTGGGCCAGGGATATGTCGGGGGGACGCTCGTCCCCTTCCAGCTCGTCCTCTTTCTCGCCCTCGCCCTGATGGTGGGGCTCGTGCTCCACTACACGGTCTTCGGGAGGATGGTCTACGCGGTGGGGCGTAACGAGGTCGCGGCCGTGTTCTCCGGCATACCGTCGAAGCGGGTGAAGTTCGCGGTCTTCACCCTCAACGGGCTCTTCTCGGGGATCTCCTCCGTGTTGCTCACGAGCAGGATACTCTCCACCCGACCGAACATCGCGCAAGGCTTCGAGCTCGAGGCGATCACCATCGCGGTCCTGGGTGGGGTGGCGATCACCGGCGGATTCGGTGGAATCCCGGGTGTGGTGATCGCCAGTTTCGTGATAGGATTCATACGCTTCGGGATGGGCCTCATGAACGTCCCGGGCCGGGTCATGAACCTGGTGACCGGTGCGCTCCTCATCGTGGCCATCGTGATCCCGGAGTTCATGGCGTTCGTGAAGAGAAAGAGAGCATCAGAGATCGTGGAAGGAGGGCAGGTATGA
- the rhaM gene encoding L-rhamnose mutarotase translates to MRRHAFVMQLKPGCEEEYKRRHDRIWPELKDELRKAGISDYTIYLDRKTYRLFAVQRLADDERTAALPQQPIMRRWWEYMKDLMETNPDDSPVVEPLEEMFHMD, encoded by the coding sequence ATGAGACGACACGCCTTCGTGATGCAGCTCAAGCCGGGCTGCGAGGAAGAGTACAAGCGCCGCCACGACCGAATTTGGCCGGAGCTGAAGGACGAGCTTCGAAAGGCGGGCATCTCGGACTACACCATCTATCTGGACCGGAAGACGTATCGGCTCTTTGCGGTCCAGCGTCTCGCGGATGACGAGCGGACGGCGGCTCTCCCCCAGCAACCGATCATGAGGCGGTGGTGGGAGTACATGAAGGACCTCATGGAGACCAATCCGGACGACTCCCCTGTGGTGGAGCCGCTCGAAGAGATGTTCCACATGGATTAG
- the rhaS gene encoding rhamnose ABC transporter substrate-binding protein, with the protein MKRLITVLVAMNLLTTALFASGAGEQAGAAAGKKLRIALVVKNLGNGFFEAARDGALEAAKELGDVEIIYQGPSSPTAEGQIEIIENLIATRVDGIAISANDPDALVPVLKKAMAQGIKVISFDSGVSEGGRILHLAPSDTELIGRSQVRLMGELIGWEGEIAILSATAQATNQNAWIEYMKKELAENPQAKNMKLVAVVYGDDLSDKSYREALGLFKSYPNLKGIIAPTTVGIAAAAKAIQDQGLTGKIQLTGLGLPSEMKAYILSGVCEKMALWNPIDLGYSSTYILYNLIKGKNTGAVGDVFSCGRMGEIKVGPGGVAVMGEPFVFTKDNIEKFAAMF; encoded by the coding sequence ATGAAACGACTGATCACGGTACTGGTAGCCATGAACCTCCTCACCACGGCGCTGTTCGCGAGTGGGGCAGGGGAGCAGGCGGGTGCGGCCGCGGGCAAGAAGCTCCGGATCGCACTCGTGGTGAAGAACCTCGGGAACGGCTTCTTCGAGGCGGCGCGGGACGGCGCCCTGGAGGCCGCCAAGGAATTGGGAGACGTGGAGATCATCTATCAGGGGCCCAGCTCTCCCACGGCCGAGGGGCAGATCGAGATCATCGAGAACCTCATCGCCACCAGGGTGGACGGGATCGCCATCTCGGCGAACGATCCCGATGCCCTCGTGCCTGTGCTGAAGAAGGCGATGGCACAGGGGATCAAGGTGATCTCCTTCGATTCCGGCGTCTCCGAGGGCGGACGGATCCTCCATCTCGCTCCTTCGGACACCGAGCTGATAGGGCGCAGTCAGGTGAGGCTCATGGGTGAGCTCATCGGTTGGGAAGGGGAGATCGCCATCCTCTCTGCCACGGCCCAGGCCACGAACCAGAATGCCTGGATCGAGTACATGAAGAAGGAGCTCGCCGAGAACCCGCAGGCCAAGAACATGAAGCTCGTGGCGGTGGTCTACGGTGACGACCTCTCCGACAAGTCGTACCGGGAGGCCTTGGGCCTGTTCAAGTCGTATCCCAACCTCAAGGGTATCATCGCCCCCACCACGGTGGGTATCGCGGCTGCGGCCAAGGCCATCCAGGATCAGGGACTCACCGGCAAGATCCAACTCACCGGACTCGGGCTTCCTTCGGAGATGAAGGCCTACATCCTCTCCGGCGTGTGTGAAAAGATGGCCCTGTGGAATCCGATCGATCTCGGTTACAGCTCCACCTACATCCTCTACAACCTCATCAAGGGAAAGAACACCGGCGCCGTAGGCGACGTGTTCTCCTGCGGGAGGATGGGCGAGATCAAGGTGGGACCGGGCGGCGTGGCGGTCATGGGAGAGCCGTTCGTGTTCACCAAGGACAACATCGAGAAGTTCGCCGCGATGTTCTAG
- a CDS encoding sugar ABC transporter ATP-binding protein, whose product METPLLELKDVSMMYPGTLALDGVSFRIRQGEVHALIGENGAGKSTLVKIMSGVLTPTKGRIFLEGKEVAFGSPLDAQKAGIAVIHQEAAVFPDLSVAENIFMSSPVYAGRVPLLSWKEMHRRAAAILEELGVPLDTRTPVKDLSTAERQLVEIAKALTHRARIVIMDEPTSSLSAREVEDLFGIIRDLKASGTGVVFISHKFEEIEEIADHFTVLRDGQYVGEGEVRETSREEIIRMMIGRKIEQYYPERNSRPGEVVLEVRNLSREGVFHDVSFEVRRGEILGFFGLVGSGRTEVMRCIAGVDAWGSGEVRFRGETVRFRSLREAMRRGIVYVPEDRQLQGCILNMSICENITLPLLTALHKRGWIDRARERRFAEEYAKRLEVKAPHVHVWVNALSGGNQQKVVLAKWLAAQPSLLILDEPTRGIDIATKAAVHALVADLAAQGLAVLLVSSELPEVLGMADRVVVFHEGKVTGVFDARACTSEEIMRAALGHGERGVV is encoded by the coding sequence ATGGAAACACCTTTGCTGGAACTGAAGGACGTCTCCATGATGTATCCGGGAACCCTCGCCCTCGATGGGGTCTCGTTCAGGATACGTCAGGGAGAGGTCCACGCACTCATAGGGGAGAACGGGGCGGGCAAGTCCACGCTGGTGAAGATCATGAGCGGAGTACTCACTCCCACGAAAGGACGGATCTTCCTCGAGGGAAAGGAAGTGGCGTTCGGATCCCCCCTGGATGCCCAGAAGGCCGGTATCGCGGTGATCCACCAGGAGGCTGCGGTGTTCCCCGACCTCTCGGTGGCCGAGAACATCTTCATGAGCAGTCCCGTGTATGCCGGGCGGGTTCCCCTCCTCTCGTGGAAGGAGATGCACCGCAGGGCGGCCGCTATCCTCGAGGAACTGGGTGTGCCCCTGGATACCCGGACGCCCGTGAAGGACCTCTCCACGGCTGAGCGCCAGCTGGTGGAGATCGCGAAGGCCCTCACCCACAGGGCGAGGATCGTGATCATGGACGAACCCACCAGTTCCCTCTCGGCACGGGAGGTGGAAGACCTCTTCGGGATCATCAGGGATCTCAAGGCATCCGGTACGGGCGTGGTCTTCATCTCCCACAAGTTCGAGGAGATCGAGGAGATCGCCGACCACTTCACCGTGCTCCGCGACGGACAATACGTGGGGGAAGGTGAGGTCCGGGAGACGTCCAGGGAGGAGATCATCAGGATGATGATCGGGAGAAAGATCGAACAGTACTATCCCGAGCGGAACTCCCGGCCGGGTGAGGTCGTACTGGAGGTGAGGAACCTCTCGAGGGAAGGGGTGTTCCACGATGTCTCGTTCGAGGTGAGGAGGGGAGAGATCCTGGGATTCTTCGGACTCGTGGGATCCGGGAGAACCGAGGTGATGCGGTGTATCGCGGGGGTAGATGCGTGGGGCAGCGGCGAGGTGAGGTTTCGGGGCGAGACGGTGCGATTCCGGTCTCTCCGGGAGGCGATGAGGCGCGGTATCGTGTACGTACCCGAGGACAGGCAGCTGCAGGGGTGCATCCTCAACATGAGTATCTGCGAGAACATCACGCTTCCCCTCCTCACGGCGCTCCACAAGAGGGGATGGATCGATCGTGCACGTGAGCGTCGTTTCGCAGAGGAGTATGCGAAGCGGCTCGAGGTGAAGGCCCCCCACGTACACGTGTGGGTGAATGCCCTCTCGGGTGGGAACCAGCAGAAGGTGGTGTTGGCGAAGTGGCTCGCCGCACAGCCCTCCCTCCTCATCCTCGACGAGCCCACCAGGGGTATCGATATCGCCACCAAGGCCGCGGTCCATGCCCTTGTCGCGGATCTCGCGGCTCAGGGGCTTGCGGTCCTCCTCGTCTCTTCCGAGCTTCCCGAGGTTCTCGGTATGGCCGACCGGGTGGTGGTGTTCCACGAAGGGAAGGTCACAGGGGTCTTCGATGCACGGGCGTGTACTTCGGAGGAGATCATGAGAGCGGCCCTCGGGCACGGTGAAAGGGGTGTGGTATGA
- a CDS encoding helix-turn-helix domain-containing protein, which yields MRILIADDEPLARYTIRSLIEEVGHPRVECILEAADIRELKETAFSREVDIVFLDIKMPGGSGLDAMTRILRERSDILFVVVTSYADFGFAKTALELGARGYLLKPPSREEVEALLGRLEETLTRRRGERRKVLHQWFVDLHVLPHSAASSHSSLPDGIPEHPIPLFLFHPALSYPKCKEPFEAEGERLLAEGDMLLHFPSPYGVDLCLFRRDEGTVQSTLLHLVHRLPEWCPEVDPLLLVGGAASSSRDVAEFYGEAVRLLPFVALFPSERILPLRVLQDASRTLLLGDRETFETLFSIVRALVERNEVGFLDAVEHLVSRLPHLEGRILSYVEQFLRRYMGIERPASSLTAADFSSCPLASRMGMRSRDEDHDPVRRALAFVKEHYTRPLSVSMVASYLNLTPNYFSFLFHRRTGKRFSEYLMELRLIKARDFLLSGYSVKEAALAVGYASVRHFSRMYRRFFGRYPSEEARS from the coding sequence ATGCGCATACTCATCGCTGACGACGAGCCTCTGGCCCGATACACCATACGAAGCCTCATCGAGGAAGTCGGCCATCCTCGGGTGGAATGCATCCTCGAGGCGGCGGACATCCGGGAACTGAAAGAGACGGCCTTCTCGAGAGAGGTGGATATCGTCTTCCTGGACATAAAGATGCCTGGTGGGAGCGGGTTGGACGCCATGACGAGGATCCTGAGAGAGCGGAGCGATATCCTCTTCGTGGTCGTCACCAGCTATGCGGATTTCGGGTTCGCAAAGACCGCGCTCGAGCTGGGTGCCCGGGGATACCTCCTCAAGCCCCCTTCCAGGGAGGAGGTCGAGGCCCTGCTCGGGCGGCTCGAGGAGACCCTCACCAGGCGAAGGGGCGAAAGGCGGAAGGTTTTGCACCAGTGGTTCGTGGATCTCCATGTCCTTCCTCACTCCGCCGCGAGTTCTCATTCGAGCTTGCCGGACGGGATCCCGGAGCATCCGATCCCCTTGTTCCTCTTTCACCCTGCGCTCTCCTATCCGAAGTGCAAGGAGCCCTTCGAAGCCGAGGGGGAGAGGCTCCTGGCCGAGGGAGACATGCTCCTCCATTTCCCCTCGCCCTATGGGGTGGACCTCTGTCTCTTCCGCAGGGACGAGGGGACGGTACAGTCGACCCTCCTCCATCTCGTGCACCGCCTACCCGAGTGGTGTCCTGAGGTCGATCCCCTCCTCCTGGTGGGTGGGGCAGCCTCGTCATCCCGTGACGTGGCGGAGTTCTACGGGGAGGCGGTACGTCTGCTTCCGTTCGTCGCCTTGTTCCCTTCCGAGCGTATCCTTCCGCTGAGGGTGCTCCAGGACGCCTCCCGCACCCTCCTCCTCGGAGACCGGGAGACGTTCGAGACCCTCTTCTCGATCGTACGGGCCCTCGTGGAGCGCAACGAGGTGGGATTCCTCGATGCGGTGGAACACCTCGTCTCGCGACTGCCCCATCTGGAGGGACGCATCCTCTCCTACGTGGAGCAGTTCCTCCGTCGGTACATGGGTATCGAACGGCCTGCGTCGAGCCTCACCGCCGCGGATTTCTCGTCGTGTCCTCTCGCCTCCAGGATGGGGATGCGATCCCGGGATGAGGACCACGATCCGGTGCGGAGGGCCCTCGCCTTCGTCAAAGAACACTATACCCGGCCGCTTTCTGTCTCCATGGTGGCATCGTACCTCAATCTCACCCCCAACTACTTCAGTTTCCTCTTCCATCGACGGACCGGCAAACGCTTCTCCGAATACCTCATGGAGCTGCGTCTCATCAAGGCGAGGGACTTCCTCCTTTCGGGATATTCGGTGAAGGAGGCGGCCCTGGCCGTGGGGTATGCGAGCGTACGCCACTTCTCCCGCATGTACCGTCGGTTCTTCGGGAGATACCCCTCCGAGGAGGCAAGATCGTAG
- a CDS encoding sensor histidine kinase — protein MRMRLKFGLITLLVFMGFLFVIVLNFVILARIESITEVARTSDRLLDEVRRLRNRVKETMIAAFSPGIYGSLKDVVYFDPPVSLVRNLRSESEGFFSRLSGFLESAPLQRLVRQGMLQNEYETALIMKDKAASRLREFCEGMELLQERDLFADPTLYATIQSSTDPRLIRIFSTARETSYYLVNSFEGYLGYFTEALEEEALRSKYVLRASLLAFSFLSVLLTTVVLTVFSRRIVGRLRAVESAIRDLAGGRLSVSLDFRSGDEFEDLAANFRRYAGLFEQNIRRMVEVVREVATEAVAYENRITAYEPDKLKGLLSYVHRVLVEYITREESIDAAGIALPGKNGCTWSVYEGDPSFRDEVGGLLGTMETEPPHGGVLLEASAGIHLLVGHVGIGERSFGLLVLVARREFSDLERIRFENFLELGALTIDNALKYQELLERKHMEYETLQSQISPHFLFNVLTCLLALNRMKEHVAVEQAIFSLKGLLRYTIESKAVVPLRDELGFIEDYLRLQQLRFGERLSWEILFPREADGLPFPKLLLQPLVENAVVHGLEDVSEGGHIWIRVTVGGGFLHITVEDDGRGFHMKTMKEGVGLANVRRRLQLLFQHARLEISSSPGKGTVSIVSIPLKELKRIHAHTHR, from the coding sequence ATGAGGATGCGCCTGAAGTTCGGTCTCATCACGCTTCTCGTCTTCATGGGGTTCCTCTTCGTCATCGTCCTCAACTTCGTCATCCTCGCCCGTATCGAGTCGATCACCGAGGTGGCACGGACTTCAGATCGACTCCTGGACGAGGTGAGGAGACTTCGAAATCGGGTGAAAGAGACCATGATCGCTGCCTTCTCTCCCGGAATCTACGGGAGCCTGAAGGACGTGGTCTACTTCGATCCTCCCGTATCCCTCGTGAGGAACCTCCGGAGTGAGAGCGAGGGCTTTTTCTCGCGCCTCTCGGGGTTCCTCGAGAGTGCCCCGCTCCAGAGACTGGTACGCCAGGGGATGCTCCAGAACGAGTACGAGACCGCCCTCATCATGAAGGACAAGGCGGCCTCCCGGCTTCGGGAGTTCTGCGAAGGGATGGAGCTCTTGCAGGAACGGGATCTCTTCGCTGATCCTACGCTCTACGCCACCATCCAGTCTTCGACGGACCCGAGGCTCATACGCATCTTCAGCACGGCCCGCGAGACCTCCTACTACCTGGTGAACAGCTTCGAGGGCTACCTCGGTTACTTCACCGAGGCCCTGGAGGAGGAGGCGCTGCGGAGCAAATACGTGCTCAGGGCTTCCCTCCTTGCCTTCTCGTTCCTCAGTGTGCTCCTCACCACGGTGGTGCTCACCGTGTTCTCCAGGAGGATCGTAGGCCGGCTGCGCGCCGTGGAAAGCGCCATCAGGGATCTCGCGGGGGGGAGGCTCTCCGTCTCGCTGGACTTTCGCTCGGGCGACGAGTTCGAGGATCTTGCGGCCAATTTCCGGAGGTATGCGGGACTCTTCGAGCAGAACATCCGCCGGATGGTGGAAGTGGTACGGGAGGTGGCCACGGAGGCGGTGGCCTACGAGAACAGGATCACGGCCTACGAGCCGGACAAGCTCAAGGGCCTCCTCTCCTATGTCCACCGTGTGCTCGTCGAGTACATAACAAGGGAGGAATCGATCGATGCCGCGGGGATCGCATTGCCCGGGAAGAATGGGTGTACCTGGTCCGTCTACGAGGGTGATCCTTCGTTCCGGGATGAGGTGGGAGGACTCCTCGGGACCATGGAAACGGAACCACCACACGGCGGCGTGCTCCTCGAGGCAAGCGCCGGGATACATCTTCTCGTGGGGCACGTGGGGATCGGGGAGAGGAGCTTCGGTCTCCTCGTCCTGGTCGCGCGGAGGGAGTTCAGCGACCTGGAGCGCATCAGGTTCGAGAACTTCCTCGAACTCGGTGCGCTCACGATCGACAACGCGCTCAAGTATCAGGAGCTTCTCGAGCGGAAGCACATGGAGTACGAGACGCTCCAGTCGCAGATAAGCCCCCACTTCCTCTTCAACGTGCTCACCTGCCTCCTCGCTCTCAACAGGATGAAGGAGCATGTGGCCGTGGAGCAGGCGATCTTTTCCCTCAAGGGCCTTCTCCGCTACACCATCGAGAGCAAGGCCGTGGTCCCCCTTCGGGATGAGTTGGGTTTCATCGAGGACTACCTGCGGCTCCAGCAACTCCGCTTCGGAGAACGGCTTTCATGGGAGATCCTGTTCCCCCGAGAGGCCGATGGACTTCCCTTCCCTAAGCTCCTCCTCCAGCCCCTCGTGGAGAATGCGGTGGTCCACGGGCTCGAGGATGTTTCGGAGGGAGGACACATCTGGATCAGGGTCACGGTGGGGGGAGGATTCCTCCACATCACGGTGGAGGACGACGGCAGAGGGTTCCACATGAAGACGATGAAGGAAGGGGTGGGGCTCGCCAACGTGAGGAGGAGGTTGCAGCTCCTCTTCCAGCACGCTCGTCTCGAGATCTCCTCGTCCCCCGGAAAGGGCACGGTCTCCATCGTCTCTATCCCTTTGAAGGAGCTCAAGAGGATCCATGCGCATACTCATCGCTGA
- a CDS encoding class II aldolase/adducin family protein, which yields MSLQALVKLSRLYGADPEFVLAGGGNTSWKDEALLYVKASGVSLATIDETGFVRLTRACLERILSRTFPERVEEREREVVAALLDCRIPGEEKRPSVETLLHHVIPYRYVVHTHPALVNGVLCSLEGERIARELFGEEALWMPYTTPGYVLSREFHRVVAGWQGGELPRIVFLQNHGVFVSEDSPEGVIGLYTRLMERIRPLFPHVPPPFGGVIQPLEGEIPGMLERIVQEVSAGTSEGVYLMSRDPVFEACLAAEEGMEGVKGAFTPDHIVYAGPAPLFLPTRGGVPEEEEARARTRGYLEEYGVLPRIFLLQGEGVVARASSEKAARTALLLFHDARRISLCAQTLGGPRFLAREDVEFILNWEAERFRSRVSLDQGGNR from the coding sequence ATGAGTCTGCAGGCCCTGGTGAAGCTTTCCCGTCTGTATGGTGCGGATCCCGAGTTCGTGCTCGCGGGGGGAGGGAATACCTCCTGGAAGGACGAGGCCCTCCTCTATGTGAAGGCCTCGGGGGTCTCCCTCGCCACGATCGACGAGACGGGGTTCGTGAGGCTCACGCGGGCGTGCCTCGAGAGGATACTCTCCAGGACGTTTCCGGAGCGCGTGGAGGAACGAGAACGTGAGGTGGTGGCGGCACTCCTGGACTGCCGGATACCGGGAGAGGAAAAGCGTCCCAGCGTGGAGACGTTGCTCCATCATGTCATCCCCTACCGGTACGTGGTGCACACCCATCCTGCGCTGGTGAACGGGGTGCTCTGTAGCCTGGAAGGGGAGCGTATCGCGAGGGAACTCTTCGGTGAGGAAGCCCTCTGGATGCCCTACACCACCCCTGGATACGTGCTTTCCAGGGAGTTCCACCGTGTGGTGGCGGGATGGCAGGGTGGGGAACTCCCCCGGATCGTCTTCCTCCAGAACCATGGGGTGTTCGTGAGCGAGGACTCGCCCGAAGGAGTGATCGGTCTCTACACCCGTCTCATGGAACGGATACGCCCCCTCTTTCCGCACGTGCCCCCTCCCTTCGGGGGCGTGATACAGCCGCTCGAGGGAGAGATCCCGGGGATGCTCGAGCGTATCGTGCAGGAGGTGAGCGCCGGTACCTCCGAGGGGGTGTACCTCATGAGCCGCGACCCTGTGTTCGAGGCCTGCCTTGCCGCCGAGGAGGGGATGGAGGGGGTGAAGGGGGCCTTCACCCCCGACCACATCGTCTACGCGGGCCCGGCTCCTCTCTTCCTCCCCACGCGAGGGGGAGTCCCCGAGGAGGAAGAGGCTCGTGCCCGGACGAGGGGGTATCTCGAGGAGTATGGCGTGCTACCCCGGATCTTCCTCCTCCAGGGGGAAGGGGTGGTCGCCCGTGCCTCCTCGGAGAAGGCGGCCCGGACGGCCCTCCTCCTCTTCCATGATGCGCGTCGGATCTCTCTCTGTGCCCAGACCCTGGGTGGTCCGAGGTTTCTCGCGAGGGAGGACGTGGAATTCATACTCAACTGGGAGGCGGAACGTTTCCGCTCCCGCGTAAGTCTCGATCAGGGAGGAAACAGATGA
- a CDS encoding ABC transporter permease: MRVPRVMKTREFTLFVFLVVFVAVVGMRSPRFLAAENIYDVLKDSSVLILASLAQFLVLLTGGIDLSIPSTMALTGMLLGMFNIAVPDLPFYVYVGGALFLGFVLGSFNGIVVSKLRVPPIITTLGTLAMYRALVFLVSGGEWVSAHEMCESFVSIPEVRFLGIPAIIWYALIVFLLVTFFLTYTWTGRSIYATGDNRNAARLVGIDTRKTDYLVFMLSGVISGLAGLLYVTRYAAAQTDSATGYELQAVAACVIGGVSVFGGSGTSTGVLLGALFLGLLYNALTQINISPFYQMLVQGIAILIAILANTFAERSRAERLLKTWRHRV, encoded by the coding sequence ATGAGAGTGCCGAGAGTCATGAAAACCCGTGAGTTCACCCTCTTCGTGTTTCTCGTGGTCTTCGTGGCAGTGGTAGGGATGCGGTCCCCTCGTTTCCTCGCCGCGGAGAACATCTATGACGTGCTCAAGGATTCGTCGGTCCTGATCCTTGCCTCCCTCGCCCAGTTCCTGGTCCTGCTCACCGGGGGGATAGATCTCTCCATCCCTTCCACCATGGCCCTCACGGGGATGTTGCTCGGTATGTTCAATATCGCGGTGCCGGATCTCCCCTTCTATGTCTACGTGGGTGGTGCTCTTTTCCTCGGATTCGTTCTGGGGAGTTTCAACGGGATCGTGGTCTCGAAGTTGAGGGTTCCTCCCATCATCACCACCCTCGGTACCCTCGCGATGTACCGGGCCCTGGTCTTCCTCGTGTCGGGTGGGGAGTGGGTGAGCGCCCACGAGATGTGCGAGAGTTTCGTCTCCATACCCGAGGTGCGATTTCTGGGAATCCCGGCCATCATCTGGTATGCCCTCATCGTCTTCCTCCTGGTGACGTTCTTTCTCACGTACACGTGGACCGGGCGCTCCATCTACGCCACGGGCGACAACAGAAACGCGGCCCGGCTCGTAGGGATAGATACCAGGAAGACGGATTACCTCGTGTTCATGCTCAGCGGGGTGATCTCGGGGCTCGCCGGTCTTCTCTACGTGACCCGGTATGCGGCGGCCCAGACCGACAGCGCGACCGGATACGAGCTGCAGGCCGTGGCGGCCTGTGTCATCGGCGGGGTGAGTGTCTTCGGGGGATCGGGGACGAGCACGGGGGTGCTCCTCGGGGCCCTCTTCCTGGGACTCCTCTACAACGCGCTCACCCAGATCAACATCTCGCCCTTCTATCAAATGCTCGTGCAGGGGATCGCCATCCTCATCGCCATCCTCGCCAATACCTTTGCGGAACGCTCGCGGGCCGAAAGGCTCCTCAAGACATGGAGGCACCGGGTATGA